A region of the Ranitomeya imitator isolate aRanImi1 chromosome 5, aRanImi1.pri, whole genome shotgun sequence genome:
GACCACCTGCACATCCTGAGTGACTGCTCCTGtacagtcagtgctggaggctgagacaccagggggcgctagaGCAGTGTGACCACCTGCACatcctgtgtgactgctcctgtacagtcagtgctggagacaccagggggcgctagagcagtgtctgaccacctgcacatcctgtgtgactgctcctgtacagtcagtgctggaggctgagacaccagggggcgctagagcagtgtctgaccacctgcacatcctgtgtgactgctcctgtacagtcagtgctggaggtggagacaccagggggcgctagagcagtgtctgaccacctgcacatcctgtgtgactgctcctgtacagtcagtgctggagacaccagggggcgctagaGCAGTGTCTGACCACCTGCACATCCTGAGTGACTGCTCCTGTACAGTCAGTGCTGGAGGtggagacaccagggggcgctagaGCAGTGTCTGACCACCTGCACATCCTGAGTGACTGCTCCTGtacagtcagtgctggaggctgagacaccagggggcgctagaGCAGTGTCTGACCACCTGCACATCCTGAGTGACTGCTCCTGtacagtcagtgctggaggctgAGACACCAGGGAGCGCTAGAGCAGTGTCTGACCACCTGCACATCCTGAGTGACTGCTCCTGTACAGTCAGCGCTGGAGGtggagacaccagggggcgctagaGCAGTGTCTGACCACCTGTACatcctgtgtgactgctcctgtacagtcagtgctggagacaccagggggcgctagaGCAGTGTCTGATAACCTGCACATCCTGAGTGACTGCACCTGtacagtcagtgctggaggctgagacaccagggggcgctagagcagtgtctgaccacctgcacatcctgtgtgactgctcctgtacagtcagtgctggaggctgAGACACCAGGGGGTGCTAGAGCAGTGTCTGACCACCTGCACATCCTGTGTGACTGCTCCCGTACAGTCAGCGCTGGAGGTGGAGACACCAGGGTGCGCTAGAGCAGTGTCTGACCACCTGCACATCCTGAGTGACTGCTCCTGTACAGTCAGCGCTGGAGGtggagacaccagggggcgctagaGCACTGTCTGACCACCTGCACATCCTGAGTGACTGCTCCTGtacggtcagtgctggaggctgacCCACCAGGCAGGGCTTAGTTACCGATAGCAATGCACCTGGTGGCTGTTCTCACTTAACCCCTTTCAGACTAGCAGGTTTTTCATTTTTGTGCCATCAGTAAAATCCATCTGATAGTGGTATCTAAACGGTTAAATGGCAGCGATCGGGGCCGGCTTCATTCATTGCTGCTAACGCGGTTCCTGGTGTAATAATGTGACCAGTACCGGCCCTGGAGCcacacacagtgggtacggaaagtctccagaccctttgctcaatattgagtagaagccccttttgagctagtacagccaggagtcttcttgggaatgatgcaacaagtttttcacccctggatttggggatcctcggccattcttcctggcagatcctctccagttccgtcaggttggatggtgaacgccattttcaggtctctccagagggtctgaatacttaaaaccatgtgatatttcagtttttcttttttaataaatttgcacatttctgttttgtgttttttttttttcagttaagatggggtgcagaatgtacattaatgtgaaaaatatgaacttttttgaatttaccaaatggctgcaatgaaagcgaGTGAAATGTGAAGGGGGTGTGAATcctttccgtgcccactgtataACAATAGTAATCGGCGTCCGTCCTGCAGGTGCTTGTGTGGAAGGAGCTGGACTACGGCGCCATGAGCGAGTCCGAGAAGCAGATGCTGGTGTCCGAAGTGAACTTGTTACGGGAACTGAAACACCCCAACATTGTGCGCTACTACGACCGTATAATCGAGCGCAGCAGCACGACGCTGTACATCGTGATGGAGTACTGCGAGGGGGGAGACCTGGCCAGCCTGATCGCCAAGTGCACCAAGGAGAGGTAGGTGCCGTCTCCGCACTATGGGCGGGAGGTAGATCCTATACGGTAACGGGAGCAGACGTCTGCTCTGCTGGCAGCGGGTTATACAGGTAGATCGGGAGGGGATTCTTTGACTGGATGTGCTCGGCCCGCTCTGCCCTGCTTTGTCCTCCCTTTCTCCATCTCACCTTCTTGCCTTCATTGCTCCCCTCAGGCAATACTTGGAAGAAGACTTCATAGTCCGGGTGTTCGCCCAGGTTGCTTTGGCCCTAAAAGACTGCCACAAACGGAGCGATGGCGGCCATACCGTTCTCCACAGGGACCTGAAACCTGCCAACATATTCCTCGATGCCAAGAAGAACGTCAAACTTGGTGACTTTGGCTTGGCCAGGATATTGCACCATGATACCAGTTTTGCCAAAACGTTTGTTGGCACTCCATATTACATGTCCCCTGTGAGTATCGGGAACGCTTACGTCAGATGCATGCTCGTCATTGACAGTCGAGCGATTGTCTGGTGAGATAGCCGCACGTCCATGATCTCGGCAGCAGAATCCAATACACGGCTGGTTGATATCCTGCAGATCTCCGGTGCTGGGAACGTCCATTCGGAAGCTTTAACTTATGGATTTTTAAATCTTTCTGTGCAGATTTTGCCATGGGAGGTCACATCCGTGGGgtgaattttgcaattttttatttttttcctaaagtaGTCCATATCAGATTAGGGGGTTCACACTAGGCACCCGCACGATCAGCTGATGGACAGTGCCACATAGTGGGTCGTGGCCATTACTGCAGCTTGGTTGCTACTAAAGTAAGCGAGCACTGAGCTGCAGAATCCAGAAAAAGCCACTACACTGTACAGAGCTGTCCGGTCCCGTTCAGTACTAGAGGTTGTGGCTGTCGGACCCCCCATAATCTGATTTTGGGCTAATCTTGGGATGAGAGATGAGTATAGGATGAGAGATGAGTATAGTTGGGCTGGAAAGGCCCTCTAATTCTGGTCATAGTACAACAAACTCTCCAATTCCTGCTCTTTTAATCAGTTTCCCACTCTCCTTATTCTAAATGAGCAGTAGGAGCCATTTCTTGGTGCCGGCATTGACTTGGGTTCCTCGACCTTGTGTCATCTAGGAGCAGATGAACAGAATGTCCTACAATGAGAAGTCTGATATCTGGTCCCTGGGCTGTCTGCTGTATGAACTGTGCGCCCTGTCGTAAGTATCGCCTTCTCTTTAAGTGGagaatataatatacatatatatatatatatatatatatatatatatatatatatatatatacatatacatatatacaggtccttctcaaaaaattagcatatagtgttaaatttcattatttaccataatgtaatgattacaattaaactttcatatattatagattcattatccaccaactgaaatttgtcaggtcttttattgttttaatactgatgattttggcatacaactcctgataacccaaaaaacctgtctcaataaattagcatatcaagaaaaggttctctaaacgacctattaccctaatcttctgaatcaactaattaactctaaacacatgcaaaagatacctgaggcttttataaactccctgcctggttcattactcaaaacccccatcatgggtaagactagcgacctgacagatgtcaagaaggccatcattgacaccctcaagcaagagggtaagacccagaaagaaatttctcaacaaataggctgttcccagagtgctgtatcaaggcacctcaatggtaagtctgttggaaggaaacaatgtggcagaaaacgctgtacaacgagaagaggagaccggaccctgaggaagattgtggagaaggaccgattccagaccttggggaacctgaggaagcagtggactgagtctggtgtggaaacatccagagccaccgtgcacaggcgtgtgcaggaaatgggctacaggtgccgcattccccaggtaaagccacttttaaaccataaacagcggcagaggcgcctgacctgggctacagagaagcagcactggactgttgctaagtggtcccaagtacttttttctgatgaaagcaaattttgcatgtcattcggaaatcaaggtgccagagtctggaggaagactggggagaaggaaatgccaaaatgcctgaagtccagtgtcaagtacccacagtcagtgatggtgtggggtgccatgtcagctgctggtgttggtccactgtgtttcatcaagggcagggtcaatgcagctagctatcaggagattttggagcacttcatgcttccatcggctgaaatgctttatggagatgaagatttcatttttcagcacgacctggcacctgctcacagtgccaaaaccactggtaaatggtttactgaccatggtattactgtgctcaattggcctgccaactctcctgacctgaaccccatagagaatctgtgggatattgtgaagagaaagttgagagatgcaagacccaacactctggatgagcttaaggccgctattgaagcatcctgggcctccataacatctcagcagtgtcacaggctgattgcctccatgccacgccgcattgaagcagtcatttctgccaaaggattcccgaccaagtattgagtgcataactgaacattattatttgttggtttttttgtttgttattaaaaaacacttttatttgattggatgggtgaaatatgctaatttattgagacaggttttttgggttatcaggagttgtatgccaaaatcatcagtattaaaacaataaaagacctgacaaatttcagttggtggataatgaatctataatatatgaaagtttaattgtaatcattacattatggtaaataatgaaatttaacactatatgctaattttttgagaaggacctgtatatataatgTCCAGAGAATGTCACCATTTAGCTGGAAAAGGAATACTCTGATATATTGGCTGAAAGGCATCTCTGCCTAGGAAAGTCGCCACTGTGATCAGCAAAGGGGGCACTTTCACTGTTTGGGGTGGAGGAACTATAAAGCCTATAATGTCCTCGTTGGTCTTCAGGAGACCACTATAATTGTATGATCTctatacagaattttttttttgttttttttttttcttaaggccGCCATTCACTGCTTTTAACCAAAAAGAGTtggcagaaaaaataaaaatagggaaATTTCGGAGAATTCCTTATCGATATTCGGAAGAACTGAACCAAACCCTCACAAAAATGCTAAATCTCAAGGTATAGTTATTGTGTATATTCATGTACAGTTGTAATGAAATAAGgcggtcgctcatcactagtcattatctgagcatgctcggtgaTAACAGTGACTTtgccgtgctcaaataatatgtccgagtctctgcggctgcatgtcactgctgttcaacagccacaacacagggATTGCCCGAGCTTCCATGTTCCACTGAATCTATGTAACCTTAAGCAAGAACATGCAACCTGCTGCCTTGTTATGTAAAGGGGGTTTTCCGTTCTCTAGGGGTACGTTCACATGAACGTTTGTCGGCCCGAGCGCTGTCCATGTATAAATGGTTTACTTGCTTCGGGTCCACCACTCAGTCGTCGGTGCTGCTGCTCCCATTGTCCGATATAGAGCAGATGTCTCCTCAACAGCACAGCGGTTCTGAGCAGGGCATCCCATCTACATGGACATGGCTgcggagctcactgattggctgacaTTGATATCAGCGCTGCAGCATAGACTCTGTGCCAGACCGGGGGATGGTGAGTAATGCACAGTGTGTTTTATAACTGTGCCTTTAAAGAGCTATTTTCCTATTCTGAAATTGCTTTAACCAGcaggaaaataagcaagtttgcaactgACTTGCTTTTTCTGTCTGCTGTCATTTTCCTGCAATGATCGCTTTTATCTTTCATAGCGTACAGCTAGTTTCCATGGACCCTGTCTGAAAGCGTGCAGAAGTTTAATTGGGGGTTATCGCTTGACATCCCAGCCACTTTTGTGCTGTAGTTGCCTGCTCAGACAATACTCTTGCCTCCTGACAAGTTGCCCCCACCACGATCAGGTCCCCTAATCATGGCTGAACCATGTATTTAGTTGAATGCTCTGTTATATCTGTGGAAATACAGTGGTCTGTTGGGTCTAtatcagctgaatgttttacagcagaacttgtgctgagctttatagttctacttcTCACCAGAACGGTCTATCAAAAAGATCCCGCCCCACCTGAAACCTGGAAGTGAGGAGACTGCAGAGCTCTGAGCAGCTCAAGAGACAACATGAGAATAATCCTTAGCTGAATTGGTCTGACTGCCGTTTTTGGCACAGCCGGGTGGCCAGGGAGTTCCACATATGAGGTTGACCCCCTTCATTCttaggatcagtgggggtcccagaaaTATCAGTGGTGGCTAGAGTACAATCTGGAAGGTTGTGGCTGAACTATGTCATTACTGGGTATCATGTAGCAGTGACCCTAAATGTAACGTGGGCCCCTTGATGGGCTGTTATAGGCTGCCCACCAGGCTCGCCTTGCAGCTGTgaattgattgttttttttttttctaggattaCTTGAGACCTTCCATTGAGGAGATATTGCAGCATTCACTGCTTGCAGAGTGGATTGCCGAAGAACAAAACAGAATATCTGAGAAACGCGTTCGTCGATCTGCGGAGCAAGAACTGCTTCCCCAGCCGGATCCTGTCCCTGGTGAGGTACGGTTAAAGGAACAGCAGCTGCTGGCCCGAGAGAAGGCGCTAAAGGAGCGAGAAGAACGGCTAGAGCGTAAGCGGGCTCTGATATTTGCTAGTTGATAATGCCGATGTTCACACACACTGTGACTGCGATATAAATCCACTCTGAAATGTCATGGTACAGGAACTCTGGGACCATGGTTGTGATCAGTAGGGGTCTGCAGTAGACCCACCAGTGACCTGACATGTAACTGATGGGGTAAGACTTGTGGTAACGCTCAATACAGCCAGTGTTTATTAGTATAACTGACACCTACACAGAGCCGTATACTGGATTCTTTCCCCAAATGTTCACACCCATAACactacaaaaatagggaaaaaggaaaaaatgggaagaaaataagtcagctcaccaatccctcaacagtgcaatgatgtccatgcacggagccgccttggtcaagggcgtagtccagagccagcaatgaaaaagaaaaaaataatctccagcatggatcttctaaaaagtcaatttattggaaacactttaaaatgcaaacatttgcaaaaaagagatggaggtcccaggtggtcaatgctgacgcgtttcgaccatcaggtcttagtcatggcatgaaaatggaaccacatattaacattttatacaacaccCATAACACTAGGCACAATGTAATGGATAACTGGGGTATGTGTGGTGGGGGATAAGGATCTGGTGGTCTCTGCCTATTCTAGTATGTAGCGGTTCGATCATATGCTATGAATTCATTATATCTATAGCGGTGTCCTATTTTTCCAGAACGAGAAAGAGAACTGTGTGTCCGAGAGAGACTCGCAGAAGATAAGCTATCACGGTAAGTCCATAGATGATCAGAAGGCGGCTCGCTTGAAAGCCCTTTAAACAGAAGTACAAGAAAAGGTTTCATATATATTTTGAGAGTACGTTTTTCAACATAGCGCCGACATATACCGCAGTGCCAATATCGTGGTGTTCTGTATCCAGCCCTCGTCCTAATGGGGCTCACGGCTGAATTGACCTATAATGATGCCTGCCAGATTCAGAGGGACCGTCGCAGAAGCcgtacttctgcctctgtgtttGTCACCCTAGAGGTCTTCCTGTGTCCGACCATAGGGGGTGGCCGAATTACATAGATGTTTAGAAACTGAACCTAACCAAAGCTCATCCGGTATATTGTGCACGCACGGACGGCCGCCGGCAGATCTTCACCTGCTGCttcttttcctctttttttttttttcagggcagaGAACTTGATGAAGAACTTCAATCCCCTCAGGGAGCAACGGTTTTATGGTGCTGATCTGGAAGGAGGGCTAGGTATGAAAGCCAACCGGAAGCCTTTAGAAACGTTTTATTGATCGGCAGAACAATCCAGTGTAGTGGCcttctttttctatttttaatcCTTCATATTAGGACTTGAGCCTTGTCTGGTTCGCCATGTCTTATGACTAATAAATTATTTTTGCAGCATGCTTGTTCTTTTTGGCACTTGtgcctattaggctacgttcacattgcgttagggcagttcgTTTAGCCCATatgctaacggactgcgctaacgcaatgtcccaaaagggatcgcgtttgccgatcccgctagcgcagatgcccgatctgcgctagcgaggaacggactgtgaacgctgcaagcagcatttgaggtccgtcactcaaatgacggcacatcgctagcgcatgcccaatgtgggcgtgcgctagcgatgcgtttgccattacaccgcggcataatgtagtccgttaacgccgccattgcttgtaatgtaaTCCAttgaacgggttcacacaacgcagtgtgaacttagactTCTACAGATCGTATGATGTGAGTAGAAGAATGCAGCTGCCACACTTTACACCTAATCTTCATGGATTTTAGGGAGCGGTACCACCCAATGTCTAGTAATGGGCAAAAATATCTGCTGATTTCTTACCATCAGATCAGGTAGAAGGGACCAGACTCCTAATCTAATCCTAGAAGAGGATTATTATAAAATCCACCTGCATAGAACTGATTCGCTACACGTGTTCCAAGGGTCAATGTAAAACATACTTTAATCTAGGCTCCATACATTACCCCAACCCTGAGAAGAGTTTCGACTAACAGGCTCTGGCTATAAACCAAAAAAAATTATAGATATATCTCAGGAACTTGCTCATGACCTACTCTTTCTCAGAAATGAGCCTGGGTGTGATGTCGTATTTGGACAGGTACATCCCTCTTTGTACATTAAAAGTGGTGGAATTGCAGATTTTttagagattttttttattttttttcccctgcagTTATATAGAACATGAACGCCAAAAAACCCTCCAACCTACTAATACGTGTAGATGGAAGTGTTTTGTTTTTGGAACCGGTGTATGCTCAATGGCAGACTTGCTCATAttttgcctcttctcctccgcaGATCCTACCTTGGAGCCATCGTCTTCTATGTGCCATAGAAAGATCGCCCGCTTTGGTACTGAAAGTAAAGAGAACCGTACTGGGAGCAAACATCCACACACCCAAGAAAAATGCACGGAGCTGAAGCAGCGGCTGCAGGCGGCCAACGTGCGAGCGCAGGCTCTGTGTGAGCTGGAAAAGAACTTTCAGCTGAAAAGCCGCCAGCTCCTGGGAATGCGCTGATGCTGTCGTCGCCAGCTGCTAGGCGTGTGCTGATGGTGTCGCTGCCAGCCTGAGCAGATGGCTTGTTGCCTCTGAACTGCACAGATGCAATGAGCCTGTGCACTACCTAACTTATTTTTATAGATTTAATATATACAGTAGCCGGTTGTTACTGTAGTTTGTGTGGCGTCGAGTACATGGTCTGGATGTGAGTTGTCTGTAGCTGacacagaatattttttttttttttatatttgtcttTATTTTTAAATTGTAATGCATATGTCTTCGTTGGTTACCACATTTGGTAGTAATTCCATAAATGTTGCTTTCTGGATATTCTTCTAAAAAGTCCGCAACACATGTACGGTTTTTGGGTAGTTCCCTTTTATGCTGTGGGTTGACTCTGTGGTTGCCAGTGTTGCTCCTTTCACTGTACAAGTACAAAATTGACTTGTAGTGAAAAGGGTTaatctattatttatttttttttacatggcaCCTGTCCAATATCTCTCCACTGGTGCAGCTTAGTTTGGCACAGGTCCATAGAGAGAAGCCTCATGGCAGTCGTTACAGCATGCACTGCAGTAATACATCCACCTCTGCAAAATTCATACATTTCGGTCAGTGCAATCTGCATTCTGATTGGCCCGTCATTGCCGGCACTACCTAGTCGGTGATCAGTACTGTCTATGGCGTCACAAGGTTCTGGTTATGCTGCAGGTAAGATCCTGAGCGTGTGACCGGTCACAAGATTAGCACCGTCCTCTACTGCGGTCTTATCCCAGCACGTGAGCTCATCATTAATAATTAGGCCTCCCCTATAATCACTTACAGGTCAAACGTCACCAAATAAACTAGTCGTGGTCATTTGTGGAGACCGAGCTCAAAATTCACTGATAAGAAACTCCCCAATCCAGATGCCCCTTATTAGGCACAGGTCTTACATACGGCTCTGTCTTCCCTGATATTATATATAAGTAATATAATATCTT
Encoded here:
- the NEK2 gene encoding serine/threonine-protein kinase Nek2 isoform X3 → MPSRVEDYEVLYTIGSGSYGKCQKIRRKADGKVLVWKELDYGAMSESEKQMLVSEVNLLRELKHPNIVRYYDRIIERSSTTLYIVMEYCEGGDLASLIAKCTKERQYLEEDFIVRVFAQVALALKDCHKRSDGGHTVLHRDLKPANIFLDAKKNVKLGDFGLARILHHDTSFAKTFVGTPYYMSPEQMNRMSYNEKSDIWSLGCLLYELCALSPPFTAFNQKELAEKIKIGKFRRIPYRYSEELNQTLTKMLNLKDYLRPSIEEILQHSLLAEWIAEEQNRISEKRVRRSAEQELLPQPDPVPGEVRLKEQQLLAREKALKEREERLEQRERELCVRERLAEDKLSRSYLGAIVFYVP
- the NEK2 gene encoding serine/threonine-protein kinase Nek2 isoform X2 → MPSRVEDYEVLYTIGSGSYGKCQKIRRKADGKVLVWKELDYGAMSESEKQMLVSEVNLLRELKHPNIVRYYDRIIERSSTTLYIVMEYCEGGDLASLIAKCTKERQYLEEDFIVRVFAQVALALKDCHKRSDGGHTVLHRDLKPANIFLDAKKNVKLGDFGLARILHHDTSFAKTFVGTPYYMSPEQMNRMSYNEKSDIWSLGCLLYELCALSPPFTAFNQKELAEKIKIGKFRRIPYRYSEELNQTLTKMLNLKDYLRPSIEEILQHSLLAEWIAEEQNRISEKRVRRSAEQELLPQPDPVPGENEKENCVSERDSQKISYHDPTLEPSSSMCHRKIARFGTESKENRTGSKHPHTQEKCTELKQRLQAANVRAQALCELEKNFQLKSRQLLGMR
- the NEK2 gene encoding serine/threonine-protein kinase Nek2 isoform X1 yields the protein MPSRVEDYEVLYTIGSGSYGKCQKIRRKADGKVLVWKELDYGAMSESEKQMLVSEVNLLRELKHPNIVRYYDRIIERSSTTLYIVMEYCEGGDLASLIAKCTKERQYLEEDFIVRVFAQVALALKDCHKRSDGGHTVLHRDLKPANIFLDAKKNVKLGDFGLARILHHDTSFAKTFVGTPYYMSPEQMNRMSYNEKSDIWSLGCLLYELCALSPPFTAFNQKELAEKIKIGKFRRIPYRYSEELNQTLTKMLNLKDYLRPSIEEILQHSLLAEWIAEEQNRISEKRVRRSAEQELLPQPDPVPGEVRLKEQQLLAREKALKEREERLEQRERELCVRERLAEDKLSRAENLMKNFNPLREQRFYGADLEGGLDPTLEPSSSMCHRKIARFGTESKENRTGSKHPHTQEKCTELKQRLQAANVRAQALCELEKNFQLKSRQLLGMR